Genomic segment of Pseudomonas sp. DY-1:
GGGGCCGCCTGCCCCAGGCCCGAGACGCAGGGCAGGGACTGACCATCGCCCAAGCTATGCCCGCCAGCCTCGTCGCAGGTCGGTAGAGAGGACTGAGAGATCGTGCGATGGATGAGAGCATCCATCGCCGTTGGCCCGAATCATGAGGACCCATTCCCCGCCGCTAAGGAGCCGCCTGGTGACCTTCGAGTAGGCCGCCAGGTAACTGGGCGAATCGCTTACTTGAACAGCGCCGCGTTGGTCGCCAGGACTTCGTCGGCGCACTGGGCGTCCAGGTGGCCACCCGGGGCGCCGGCTACGCCGATGGCGCCGATGACGGCATCGCCGGCCTTGACCGGAACGCCACCACCCAGCAGCAGGAAGCCGGGAATGTCGGCCAGGTTGGCGGCGGCCGGGTTCTTCTGGGCGTTCTCCATGATGTTCAGGGTCGGGTTCTTGGCGGAGGCGGCAGTGAAGGCCTTGGCGCGGCTGGCTTCTACGGTGTGTGGGCCGGCGTTGTTGGCGCGGGCGAAGGCTTTCAGCAGGCCGGCGCGGTCCACTACCGAAGCGCTGACGTTGTAGCCCTTGGCCTGGCAGGCGGCGACGGTTGCGACTGCCAGCTTCTGGGCGTCTTCGCTGGAGATGTTGCTTTCCTTCAGCACGGCGGCCTGGGCGGTGCCCGCGAGGGTCAGGGAGCAGAGCAGGGCAGCGAGGGAAGTACGGGGCATGGCTGTGTCCTTTCGTGGTGGACTTGAGGTGCAGCCAGTGTGTCTGGAGGGGGGGCGGCGCGGTATTCGCCCGACTACGGGACGGCCTCCGTAGTGCTACGGAGGTGGCGAGTCGAGCAGGCTGGCGTATTGGCGGATGAGCTGCGCCAGCGAGTCGGTTTCGAGCTTGGCGAAGACGTTGGCCCGATAGGTTTCCACGGTGCGCGGCGACAACTCGAACTCGCGTGCGATCTCTTTGTTGCTCATGCCCTGGACGATGCGTTCCAGCACATCGCGCTCGCGCCCCGAGAGGCGCCCCAGCCGCTCGACGGCGGCCTGGGTCACCGCCTGACGCTCGCGGCTGGCGATGTGGGTGCGCACGGCGGTCTGAACTGCGTCGAGGAAGACATCGTCGTCCGCCGGCTTCTGCAGGAACTCCATGGCGCCGCCCTTGAAGGCCCGGCGGCAGAGGTCGACGTTGGCGTGGCCGGTGAGCATCACCACCGGCAGGTCGGAGACTTCCGCCAGGCGGGCCAGCACGTCCAGCCCGCCGATGCCCGGCATGCGAATGTCCAGCACCACGCAACCGATGGCCTGCGGCGCCAGCGAGTCGAGAAAAACCTGGGGATCGCTGAATCCCTCACTGCGTAGTCCAACGCTGCGCAGCAACAGCGCCAGGGCGTCGCGCACGGCGTCGTCATCGTCCACCAGGTAAACGAGCGGAGAGTGTGCGGGGAGGCTCATGCATCGGCTCCGGCGAGGGGCAGGCGCAGGGTGAAGCAGGCGCCTCGGGGTTCGAGGTTGCGAACGCTGATGCGGCCGTCCATTGCGCCGGCCAGGGTTTCGCAGAGTGTCAGGCCCAGCCCCATACCGTGCGGTCGCGTGGTGTAGAAGGGCTCGAACAGGCGCGGCAGCGCATCGGCGGGAATGCCCGGACCGTCGTCGCTGACGCTGAATACATAGCCGCTGTCCTCGACACCGCCAGAAAGGCCGATGTTGCGGGTACTCGTCGCGTCGGCGGCGTTCTGCACCAGGTTGTGCAGGATCTGCTCGAGGGCCACCCGGTCGCCCAGCGGCCGCTCGCCCGGAGAGGCGTTGCGCCAGGTCAGGCGGATGCCACGGCGCGCCAGTTCCTGTTCGCGCAGGAACAGCAGCGAAGCCGCCAGCGCATCGGGATCGACCGCCGTGCGGGGCGAGGGTGAGCTGGGCTGCACCAGCTCGCGCATGCGCTGGATGATGTCGGCCGCGCGGCGTGCCTGGCCGGCGCTGGCGAGCAGGGCCTGGCGCACTGCCGGGCGTTCCTCTTCGTCATCCAGCAGGCGTTCGGCGGCACGCACCTGGGCGAGGATGGCGGTCAGCGGCTGGTTCAGCTCGTGGGCGATGCCAGCCGCCATCTCGCCCAGGGTGCTCAGCCGTGTCATTGCGGCCAGACGGGCTTCTTCCTGCTGCCGCCTGGCGTCGGCGCGCGTACGCTGCCAGACGCTCGTACCGGCGGCCAGCAGGCAACTGGCGACCGCCCAGACCAGCCATTCCATCCAGGGCCAATCGCTGGGCGTCAGCCGTTTCCAACTGTGCAGGGGAAAGGGTTGGCTGACCGCGCCCAAGGGTTTGTGCAGGTCGATCAACCAGCCCAGCGAGCTGGCGCTGGATTGGCGTGCCAGCAGGGTCAGCGGCCCGGCGCCCACATCCAGCGTCAGCGTGGCCAGCGAGGGGGGGAAATCGGCGGTCGGTATGAGTTGCCGCGCATCCAGCAACAGGCTCCAGCTCGACGGTGCCACCAGCCAGTAGCGTGCCTCGTCCAGCGGCTGCGTGACGGGACGCTTCAGTTGGCGTGCCTGCTCGATCGTCGCAGCGAAGTTCGGCGGGGCGGCGAGGCTGCCCGTCCAGGTTCCGTCGCGCAGGAAACCCAGGCCCAGCAGTTGTGGCATGGAGGGTTGCAGGCTGGGGAGCAGGCGTTCGGGATCAGGCGGATGCGACAACGCGGCCAGGGTGGCCAGCACAGCCTCGTGCTGCACCGTCTTCTGGCTGAGCATGCGCTGGGCGATGCTGGTGTCCTGGAGAAAGCGCTCACGTCGGTCGGCATGGTCCTGCCAGCCGATCCAGGCGGCGACGGGGCAGAACAGCACCAGCCAGAGCAGGAATGTGCGGGTATTGGTCAGGGGTTTCACGGTGTGCATCATGCCTGGCCTGTGCCGATGGCGGCCATCCGTAGGGCTACGGAGGAGCGGTGCGATTCGCCGCGCGGGGCAGGGGCTGGAGCCAAGTGGGGCGAGTCCATCGGTGGCATCTGTCGGGCCTGGTTGCGGATGTCGAGTGGGCGTGGCTGCGTTGCAGCCCTCTGGTCACTCCCGCAAGGCTCCTGCCGCCCTACAATGCTTCGGGTTCCATTCAAGACCACTGTCTTTTGTCCTGCATGAGGGGGTTCAAATGTCCGATGCACGCTATGTTCCGCCGGAAGTATGGCGGCACCTCGAACCGTCCGGGGGCGAGTTCGCCAACATCAACCGCCCGGTCGCGGGGCCGACCCATGAGCGCGAGTTGCCGGTGGGCAAGCATCCGTTACAGCTCTATTCGCTGGCGACGCCCAACGGGGTGAAGGTGACCATTCTGCTGGAAGAGCTGCTGGCCCTGGGGCATGCCGGCGCCGAGTACGACGCCTGGCTCATCCGCATTACAGAGGGCGATCAGTTCTCCAGTGGATTCGTCGAGATAAACCCGAACTCGAAGATTCCCGTGCTGGTGGATTACAGCCAGGAAAAGCCCATCCGCATCTTCGAGTCGGGCTCGATCCTGCTGTATCTCGCGGAGAAGTTCGGCCGCTTCCTGCCGTCCGATCTGGCAACGCGCACCGAAACGTTGAACTGGCTGTTCTGGCAAATGGGGTCGGCGCCCTACCTGGGGGGAGGTTTCGGGCACTTCTACGCCTACGCGCCGGAGAAGTTCGAGTACGCGATCAACCGATTCACCATGGAGACGAAGCGCCAACTGGATGTTCTGGATCGCCGTCTCGCCGATCACCGCTATCTCGCCGGCGACACCTACACCATCGCCGACATGGCCGTCTGGCCCTGGTACGGCCAACTGGTGCGGGGGCATCTGTACTCCGCGGCGGAATTCCTCTCCGCCCATGAGTACGTCCATGTGCTGCGCTGGGCCGAGGAGATCGCCCAGCGGCCTGCGGTGAAGCGTGGTCGGCGAGTCAACCGCACCTGGGGTGATCCGGCGGAACAGTGCCCGGAGCGGCATCAGGCATCCGATCTGGACGGAGACTGATGCCCGCTTGGCGTTGGGGATAGCCAGTCTGGAAGATTTGTGCAGCTGGCGGGTTCAGAGCTTCTTGCCGCTACTGGCCACCGCTGGCCTCAACGCCCGCGCTACTTCACCCTGGATTTTGTAGGCCGGGGCTTCCACCGAGTTGTAGTCCCGTGTGTAGCGCTTGGCGAAGTCCGCCACGCCCCATTCCAGGTACTGCTTTACGTGGTGCAGTTCATGAGCCCAGAGGGCGACGTTGTTCTGCGCGTCGTCCTCGTTGCGGAAAACGATCACGTCCACCAGGGTCACCGCTTCCACGTCCGGGTTCTGCATCAGGGTGTTGGCGGCGTTCATCTCGGCATCGACGCCCACCTTGTAGCGGGCCGTGTCCAGCACCTGCAGGTCGTAGTAAGGCTCCAGCTGCGCACGGATGTGCAGTGGAATGGGGTACAGAACGGTCGCTGGCATGTTGTTGCGCGACTCCACGATCCACTGTTGCAGGCTGGTGGCGGCCATCTGGTTGACCCCTTCCAGCAGCGGGGCAATGTCCCCCTGGCTTCCCGGTGCGCAGAAACAGGTCACCACGCACACCTGCGATTGCCCGGCGGGACAGGCAAGGGCGGCGGTGGAAACGAAGGGCAGGGCAAGAATGGTCTGACGCAGGAATGTGCGAAGGGATACAGCGAACAAGGAGCCTCCCGGAGGCGCTGACGGAGCGCGCCATTATGGACAGCGGTGGCGGGGATTGGTTGCGCAATCCCCATCCGGCTGTCGGCCGATGTTCAAACGGTCTTCGTTTCCTGGGGCAGGCACGTGGCGGATGTGGAATTGTCGATTGCGTCCTGGAATGTCATGTCGCATGCTCTTCGCAGTCCTGCACAGGTATCCCTAAGTCCATGAAAAATATAGCAATGGTATTGTTTCAGGACTTCCTGCTCCTGGACATCGCCGGTCCGCTTGAAGTCTTCTCCATCGCCAACCGCTATCTGCCGGCCGACAAGCATTACCGGATCATCACCATTGGCACCGAGACCAGCGCTATTCGGGCCTCCAACGGCACCTTGATGCAGGCGGAGCTTAGCCTGGAGGAAGCCGTCGATGCCTACGACCTGCTGCTGGTCCCCGGCGGGCCAGGCGCCTACCTCAAACCCTTCCCTGAGCTGGTGGACTGGCTGCCGCGGGCCTGTGAAAAGGCCGGGCGCTTCGGTTCCATCTGCACGGGCGCGTTCATTCTCGGTTTTGCGGGGTTGCTGGATGGACATCGGGTGACAACGCACTGGCATTACACCGATCGTCTGGCCAAGGCCTTCCCCAGGGCACAGGTTCAGACCGACCACATTTTCCTGGAGGATGGTCGCCTGGTGTCCTCTGGGGGCGTCACTGCCGGTATCGACCTGGCGCTGTCGATGGTCGCCAAGGACCACGGCCGCAAGGTCGCCCTGGATGTGGCCAAGGTGCTGCTGGTGGTCATGACGCGTCAGGGCGGGCAGGCGCAGTTCAGCCCGCTGGTGGCGACGATCAGCACCCACGAGACACCGATCAGCCGGGTGCAGAGCCATGTGCTGGAGCGCCTGGACGAATCCTTCAGCGTCGCGCGAATGGCCGAGATCGCGGCCATGAGTCCGCGTCACTTCGCCCGTACCTTCGTCCGTGAGGTGCAGATGACGCCCATGGATTTCCTGCAGAACGCCCGTATCGATCACGCCAGGAACCTGCTGGAAACCAGCGACCTGCCACTGAAGACCATTGCCTTTCGCAGTGGCTTCGGCAGCGTGCGCGTGATGCGTCAGCGCTTCACCGAGCGGCTCGGGCTGACCCCCCTGCAATACCGCCAGCAGTTCAGCTGAGCCGCAGTGTCCGCATCGGGCACTGCGATGTCCGTATTCGGCACCGCCGCAGAGTTGTCGTACATCTTCCAACTGACAAGATAAAGGCCATTCGTCGGGAGCCTGGCACATGGCTGTCGGTGTGCTGACGCACGCCTGCAAAGAACCACTGGCCTCATTGCCAATCAGCAGCTTGCTGGTGATGGCCCTCACTCACCCTGCCAGACCCACCGTCTCACCACGATGGACTGAAGCAATGCCACGATCCGAGTTCCACGCCACGGGCGCCCCCGGTGCAATCTCCGGGGACGATGTGGCGTTCTCCACCGCAGGTGGGCTGAGCGCCAGCCGCGAACGCCTGGTCAAGCAGCTGATTCTCGCCAACCTCGCCAGCAGCCTTGAAGTCACCGCCCTGGCCGATGCCTGTTCTCTGTCCCGAAGCCATTTTTCCAGGGCATTCAAATGCAGCACCGGACTGTCGCCCCGGGAATGGATTCAGCGCCAACGTATCGCCCGCGCCAAGGAGCTGATTCGCCGCTCCGAGCTGAGCCTGATCCAGATCGGCCTGGAATGCGGCTTCTGCGATCAGGCGCATTTCTGCCGCAGTTTCTCGCGCAGCGTCGGGGTCACGCCCCTGACCTGGCGCCTCGGAGCGCGGCTCGACCCCAACGACTCCGCCACCAGGAATACCCCATGAACCGAAACCAACTGCGTCGCGTCGACCTCAACCTCCTGGTCGTTTTCGAGGCCCTGATGTTCGAGAAGAATGTGACGCGGGTAGCCGAGAAGCTTTTCCTCGGCCAGTCGGCGGTGAGTGCGTCGCTTGCACGTTTGCGCGACCTGTTCGACGACCCGCTGCTGATCCGCCAGGGCCGTGGCATGGAAGCCACGCCGAGGGCACAGGCCATCCTCGAGGAGTTGCGTCCGGCGCTGGACGCCATTTCCGGCGCGGTGAGCCGTGCCAAGGATTTCGACCCTGCCAGCAGTCGCGAGATATTCCGCATCGGCCTTTCCGACGATGCCGAATTCGGCCTGTTCCCGGAGCTGCTGCGGCGTCTGCGCGAGGAGGCTCCCGGCATAAAGGTGGTGGTGCGGCGGGTGAACTACCTGCTGCTGCCGTCGCTGCTGGCATCCGGAGAGATTTCCGTGGGCGTCAGCTACACCCAGGAACTGCCGGCCAATGCCAAGCGCCGAAAACTGCGCGACATCCCCTGCAAGGTGCTGCGTGGTGACGACCGGCCGGAGCCGCTGACCCTGGACGACTACTGCGAGCGGCCGCACGCCATGGTGTCCTTCTCCGGGGACCTGTGCGGCAACATCGACCTCGACCTGCAACGGGTGGAACGCAGCCGTAACGTCGTGCTGGCGGTGCCGCAGTTCAGCGGCCTGCGTTCGTTGCTGCCGCGCACCGAGCTGATCGCCACTGTGCCCGACTATGCCGCCTGTGCATTGGTCGCGGGCACCAGCCTGCGCGCCGAGGATCCACCGTTTTCCATTGCTCCGGCCGAGCTCTCCATGGTCTGGAGCGGGGCGCATGACAACGACCCGGCGGAGCGCTGGTTGCGCACGCACATCGTCGAACACATGTCGCGTCCGCTGCACCAGATGGTTGGGAGCGCAGCCTTCTAGAACGGGCGTTCCAGCTGAAGAACAGCACATTCGTGCAATCGTTGCATGAGAGGACACGGCATCCTCGGGGTCCGATTTTCGCCGCCAGCCCCGGCGAGCGCGACGACCGAGGAACCGTTCATGAGCCAAGACCCATCCAGCAATAGCCGCCGCCAGTTCCTCGCCGCCAGCTCCGTGCTGGGTGCCGCTGGCGCACTCTGGTCCGCACTACCCTTCACCGGCGCCGCAGGCGTCGCCCATGCCGCTACTTCAGGGGGTTCCATGTCCGCCGACCTGATCCTGTTCAATGGCCGCCTGCACACGGTCGACCGCGAAAAGCCCACCGCCAGCGCCGTGGCCATCAAGGACGGGCGCTTTCTCGCCGTCGGCAGCGATGCCGAGGCCATGGCCCATCGCGGCGACGCCACCCAGGTCATCGACCTCAAGCAGCGCACGGTGATCCCCGGCCTCAACGACTCGCACCTGCACCTGATCCGCGGCGGCCTCAACTACAACCTGGAACTGCGCTGGGAAGGCGTGCCCTCGGTGGCCGACGCCCTGCGCATGCTCAAGGACCAGGCCGACCGAACCCCCTCTCCGCAGTGGGTACGCGTGGTCGGTGGCTGGAACGAGTTCCAGTTCGCCGAAAAACGCATGCCGACCCTGGAGGAAATCAACCGCACAGCGCCGGACACCCCGGTGTTCCTCCTCCACCTCTACGACCGCGCGCTGCTCAACCGCGCCGCGCTGAAGGCGGTCGGCTACACCAAGGACACGCCCAACCCGCCGGGTGGCGAAATCCAGCGCGACGGCAGCGGCAACCCCACCGGCATGCTGATCGCCCGGCCCAACGCCACCATCCTCTACGCCACCCTGGCCAAGGGGCCGAAGTTGCCGCTGGAGTACCAGGTCAACTCCACCCGCCAGTTCATGCGCGAGCTCAACCGCCTCGGCCTGACCAGCGCCATCGACGCCGGCGGCGGCTACCAGAACTACCCGGACGACTACCAGGTGATCGAGGAACTGGCCCAGCAGGGCCAGCTCAGCGTGCGCATCGCCTACAACCTGTTCACCCAGAAACCCAAGGAAGAGCTCACCGACTTCCAGAACTGGAGCAAGGTGGTCAAGCCCGGCCAGGGCAATGACTTCCTGCGCCACAACGGCGCCGGCGAGATGCTGGTGTTCTCCGCGGCCGACTTCGAGGACTTCCTCGAACCGCGCCCGGACCTGCCGCAGACCATGGAGCAGGAGCTGGAGCCGGTGGTGCGCCACCTGGTGGAGCAGCGCTGGCCGTTCCGCCTGCACGCCACCTACGACGAATCCATCTCGCGCATGCTGGATGTGTTCGAGAAGGTCAACCGCGACATTCCGTTCAACGGCCTGCCGTGGTTCTTCGACCACGCCGAAACCATCTCGCCGAAGAACATCGAGCGAGTGCGTGCCTTGGGCGGCGGCATCGCCATCCAGGACCGCATGGCCTTCCAGGGCGAGTACTTCGTCGACCGCTACGGCGCCAAGGCGGCCGAGCAGACTCCGCCGATCCAGCGCATGTTGGCCGAAGGCGTGCCGGTGGGCGCCGGCACCGACGCCACCCGCGTCTCCAGCTACAACCCCTGGACCTCGCTGTACTGGCTGGTCAGCGGCCGCACCGTCGGCGGCCTGGAGCTTTATCCCCAGGGCCTGTCGCGCGACACCGCGCTGCAACTCTTCACCCACGGCAGCGCCTGGTTCTCCAGCGAGCAGGGCAAGAAGGGGCAGATCAAGGTGGGCCAACTGGCCGACCTCGCCGCCTTGTCGGCGGATTTCTTCAGCGTCGAGGACGAGGCCATCAAGTGGATCGAGTCGGTGCTGACCGTGGTCGACGGCAAGGTGGTCTACGCCGCCGGCGAGTTCGACAAGCTCGGTCCGCCGCAGCTGCCGGTGCTGCCGGAGTGGTCGCCGGTGGCCAAGGTCCCCGGCCACTGGAAGCCCGCCGCGCCGCTCGCCGCCCAGGTGCACCAGTGCGTCGGCGCCTGCACGGTGCACGCCCACAGCCACGAGCGGGCACGGCAGTCGAGCGTGCCGGTGAGCGACTTCCAGGGCTTCTGGGGGGCACTGGGCTGCTCCTGCTTTGCCTTCTGATGGTTCCTTGAGGGGGCGACTTCAATCGCCAAGGGCAGCAACGCTGCCCCCCGGCGAACCCGAAGGGCAGACCTTCGGCCTGCCTGGCGAATGAATTCGCCCCTACAGAGAAAACAGCCCCCCAGGGCAAGCCTGAATTATTTGCGCAGGCCCCAAGCCGGCGCCCTACCCAAGCAAGGAGAACGACCATGGCTACTCCCTACAAGCGTCTCGACAAGGACAACGCCGCCGTCCTGCTGGTGGACCACCAGTCCGGCCTGCTGTCGCTGGTTCGCGACTTCACCCCGGACGAGTTCAAGAACAACGTGCTGGCCCTGGCCGACATCGCCAAGTTCTTCAACCTGCCGACCATCCTCACCACCAGCTTCGAAAGCGGCCCGAACGGCCCACTGGTGCCAGAACTCAAGGCCATGTTCCCAGACGCGCCGTACATCCCGCGCCCCGGCCAGATCAACGCCTGGGACAACGCCGATTTCGTCAAGGCGGTGAAGGCCACCGGCAAGAAGCAACTGATCATCGCGGGCGTGGTGACCGATGTCTGCGTGGCGTTCCCGACCCTGTCGGCCATTGCCGAAGGCTTTGACGTGTTCGTGGTCACCGACGCCTCCGGCACCTTCAACCCGGTGGTACGCGACGCCGCACTGAACCGCATGAGCCAGGCCGGCGCCCAGCTGATGAACTGGTTCGCCGTGGGCTGCGAACTGCACCGCGACTGGCGCAACGACATCGAAGGTTTCGGCGGTCTGCTCGCCGGTCACCTGCCGGCCTACGCCAACCTGATGCAGAGCTACTCGGCGCTGAACGCCAAGTAATCCCAGCGCAAAAA
This window contains:
- a CDS encoding response regulator transcription factor, which translates into the protein MSLPAHSPLVYLVDDDDAVRDALALLLRSVGLRSEGFSDPQVFLDSLAPQAIGCVVLDIRMPGIGGLDVLARLAEVSDLPVVMLTGHANVDLCRRAFKGGAMEFLQKPADDDVFLDAVQTAVRTHIASRERQAVTQAAVERLGRLSGRERDVLERIVQGMSNKEIAREFELSPRTVETYRANVFAKLETDSLAQLIRQYASLLDSPPP
- a CDS encoding amidohydrolase; translated protein: MSADLILFNGRLHTVDREKPTASAVAIKDGRFLAVGSDAEAMAHRGDATQVIDLKQRTVIPGLNDSHLHLIRGGLNYNLELRWEGVPSVADALRMLKDQADRTPSPQWVRVVGGWNEFQFAEKRMPTLEEINRTAPDTPVFLLHLYDRALLNRAALKAVGYTKDTPNPPGGEIQRDGSGNPTGMLIARPNATILYATLAKGPKLPLEYQVNSTRQFMRELNRLGLTSAIDAGGGYQNYPDDYQVIEELAQQGQLSVRIAYNLFTQKPKEELTDFQNWSKVVKPGQGNDFLRHNGAGEMLVFSAADFEDFLEPRPDLPQTMEQELEPVVRHLVEQRWPFRLHATYDESISRMLDVFEKVNRDIPFNGLPWFFDHAETISPKNIERVRALGGGIAIQDRMAFQGEYFVDRYGAKAAEQTPPIQRMLAEGVPVGAGTDATRVSSYNPWTSLYWLVSGRTVGGLELYPQGLSRDTALQLFTHGSAWFSSEQGKKGQIKVGQLADLAALSADFFSVEDEAIKWIESVLTVVDGKVVYAAGEFDKLGPPQLPVLPEWSPVAKVPGHWKPAAPLAAQVHQCVGACTVHAHSHERARQSSVPVSDFQGFWGALGCSCFAF
- a CDS encoding LysR substrate-binding domain-containing protein, which produces MNRNQLRRVDLNLLVVFEALMFEKNVTRVAEKLFLGQSAVSASLARLRDLFDDPLLIRQGRGMEATPRAQAILEELRPALDAISGAVSRAKDFDPASSREIFRIGLSDDAEFGLFPELLRRLREEAPGIKVVVRRVNYLLLPSLLASGEISVGVSYTQELPANAKRRKLRDIPCKVLRGDDRPEPLTLDDYCERPHAMVSFSGDLCGNIDLDLQRVERSRNVVLAVPQFSGLRSLLPRTELIATVPDYAACALVAGTSLRAEDPPFSIAPAELSMVWSGAHDNDPAERWLRTHIVEHMSRPLHQMVGSAAF
- the ycaC gene encoding isochorismate family cysteine hydrolase YcaC codes for the protein MATPYKRLDKDNAAVLLVDHQSGLLSLVRDFTPDEFKNNVLALADIAKFFNLPTILTTSFESGPNGPLVPELKAMFPDAPYIPRPGQINAWDNADFVKAVKATGKKQLIIAGVVTDVCVAFPTLSAIAEGFDVFVVTDASGTFNPVVRDAALNRMSQAGAQLMNWFAVGCELHRDWRNDIEGFGGLLAGHLPAYANLMQSYSALNAK
- a CDS encoding sensor histidine kinase, producing the protein MHTVKPLTNTRTFLLWLVLFCPVAAWIGWQDHADRRERFLQDTSIAQRMLSQKTVQHEAVLATLAALSHPPDPERLLPSLQPSMPQLLGLGFLRDGTWTGSLAAPPNFAATIEQARQLKRPVTQPLDEARYWLVAPSSWSLLLDARQLIPTADFPPSLATLTLDVGAGPLTLLARQSSASSLGWLIDLHKPLGAVSQPFPLHSWKRLTPSDWPWMEWLVWAVASCLLAAGTSVWQRTRADARRQQEEARLAAMTRLSTLGEMAAGIAHELNQPLTAILAQVRAAERLLDDEEERPAVRQALLASAGQARRAADIIQRMRELVQPSSPSPRTAVDPDALAASLLFLREQELARRGIRLTWRNASPGERPLGDRVALEQILHNLVQNAADATSTRNIGLSGGVEDSGYVFSVSDDGPGIPADALPRLFEPFYTTRPHGMGLGLTLCETLAGAMDGRISVRNLEPRGACFTLRLPLAGADA
- a CDS encoding DUF4157 domain-containing protein, translated to MFAVSLRTFLRQTILALPFVSTAALACPAGQSQVCVVTCFCAPGSQGDIAPLLEGVNQMAATSLQQWIVESRNNMPATVLYPIPLHIRAQLEPYYDLQVLDTARYKVGVDAEMNAANTLMQNPDVEAVTLVDVIVFRNEDDAQNNVALWAHELHHVKQYLEWGVADFAKRYTRDYNSVEAPAYKIQGEVARALRPAVASSGKKL
- a CDS encoding GlxA family transcriptional regulator, whose translation is MKNIAMVLFQDFLLLDIAGPLEVFSIANRYLPADKHYRIITIGTETSAIRASNGTLMQAELSLEEAVDAYDLLLVPGGPGAYLKPFPELVDWLPRACEKAGRFGSICTGAFILGFAGLLDGHRVTTHWHYTDRLAKAFPRAQVQTDHIFLEDGRLVSSGGVTAGIDLALSMVAKDHGRKVALDVAKVLLVVMTRQGGQAQFSPLVATISTHETPISRVQSHVLERLDESFSVARMAEIAAMSPRHFARTFVREVQMTPMDFLQNARIDHARNLLETSDLPLKTIAFRSGFGSVRVMRQRFTERLGLTPLQYRQQFS
- a CDS encoding helix-turn-helix domain-containing protein, whose translation is MPRSEFHATGAPGAISGDDVAFSTAGGLSASRERLVKQLILANLASSLEVTALADACSLSRSHFSRAFKCSTGLSPREWIQRQRIARAKELIRRSELSLIQIGLECGFCDQAHFCRSFSRSVGVTPLTWRLGARLDPNDSATRNTP
- a CDS encoding heme-binding protein gives rise to the protein MPRTSLAALLCSLTLAGTAQAAVLKESNISSEDAQKLAVATVAACQAKGYNVSASVVDRAGLLKAFARANNAGPHTVEASRAKAFTAASAKNPTLNIMENAQKNPAAANLADIPGFLLLGGGVPVKAGDAVIGAIGVAGAPGGHLDAQCADEVLATNAALFK
- the yghU gene encoding glutathione-dependent disulfide-bond oxidoreductase, producing the protein MSDARYVPPEVWRHLEPSGGEFANINRPVAGPTHERELPVGKHPLQLYSLATPNGVKVTILLEELLALGHAGAEYDAWLIRITEGDQFSSGFVEINPNSKIPVLVDYSQEKPIRIFESGSILLYLAEKFGRFLPSDLATRTETLNWLFWQMGSAPYLGGGFGHFYAYAPEKFEYAINRFTMETKRQLDVLDRRLADHRYLAGDTYTIADMAVWPWYGQLVRGHLYSAAEFLSAHEYVHVLRWAEEIAQRPAVKRGRRVNRTWGDPAEQCPERHQASDLDGD